The genomic DNA GGGAACGACCTGCGGATTTAAAAAAACCTCTTGCCCCGATCAGCTCTCTTGTGCTCTGCAGGAGGCGCTGGATAAAAAATAACCAGAGGATGTGATGTTCATGCTCAGTCGCTATAACGACGACGATGTCAAGATTGCGCCGGACGACCTGTCAAAGCTGTTTGCCTCTGAAAACCCTGTTGCAGATGACAATATTGATCTGTTTTTGCATCAACGCGCCAATGGCAATACCGCTCGTGCGCGCAAGCTTGGTGTGCAGTATGTTGAAGATTTGATCGACTGCGTATGGACTCGTCCGCCCGAGGACGTCAAAAGTGAGGATTTTGATCAGCAGTTAAAATTGCTGTTTGCCTATGCTGTGCACCGCGTTGTCGAGGATCATTCTCCGAATCAGATCGTTGCCAATGCTACGTTGGGTAGCTTTTATGAACATCTTGAGGATGCCGACCAACATCTTTATGGGAAAATTAATAATAACGCAGCGTTTACACTCTATATGTACCTGCATCGTGCGGGGGATGAAAACGCTAAGTCGGTGGGTAAAACCTTCTCCGGGCTGTGCGGCGCTGGAGAGTATTCTGACTGCGTGATCATTGGCGAGAGTGCCTACGGGCGGTTCTTCGGGGCCTGCGCACAGCGCATGTTGAATGCGGGCTTTGTGGAATAGCGCCAAAATCATCTGCCGCGAAAGGGGAGAAGCAATATGAACCAAGGGGTGTTCACCGAGGGAATCGATTATGGCGGGCTGACCACCGACTATGAAATACGTATTCTGATTTGTTGGCTGCTGTATAAGATGAAAATGCCGGTTGCCTCTTCGCAGCTGAGCAGCGCATTATTGGGTGAGAATCTGGTTAATTATTTTGAGGTAACCTGTGCACTGGGCGAACTGCTGTCTTCAGGGCATTTGACCGAGGTTAAGTCTGACGGACATCAGGGCTATGTTTCGGTGACCGAGTTGGGCCGAAAGACTGCCGAAACTTTTTATAAAAGTATTCCACGCACAGTGCGTGAAAAAGCCATTGAAGCCTTAAGCCAATGTGTGTTACAGGAGCGTTTTGCAAAAGAAAATCGTGCAGAGATCGTAGAAACTAACGACGGCTTCAAGTTAGAACTCTCCCTTAACGATGTCGGAAACGATTTGATGGGTGTGTCGCTCTATGCGCCCACCCGCGAGGTTTGTGAAACGATGAAAAAGAATTTTATCTCCGACCCCACGGTGTTATATCGTGCGGTATTATCGGTGCTCATGGGAACCAAGGACAGTGCAATAGAGTTTATCGGCCATGAACCGGTGTAGTATTTTGGGCGGCTGTTGCAATGAAATTGCTGCAGCCCGCTTTTGTTTTATACTGTTATCCTTTTAAAAGGGTTAACAGCAAATATATCATCAGTTTGGGAGTGTCAAAATGTCAATCGCAAAAGTCAGGGATTATTTTAAAAAGCACGGTATAGAGGATCGTGTACTGGAGTTTGAGGTTTCGAGCGCGACGGTGGCGCTAGCAGCACAGGCATTAAACTGCGAGCCGGACCGCATTGCAAAGACACTGTCGTTCAAAATTGGCGAGGATTGCATTCTTATCGTAACAGCGGGCGGGGCGAAGATAGACAACGCCAAATATAAGGCGCAGTTTCACACCAAGGCTAAAATGCTTACCCCTGAGGAGGCGGTGACGCTGGTGGGACATGCTGTGGGCGGTGTATGTCCCTTTGGCGTCAACGACGGGGTGACAACTTATTTGGATGTTTCGCTAAAGACTTACCAGACAGTGTTTCCGGCCTGCGGCAGTGATAACAGCGCCATTGAGCTGACCATCGACGAGCTTGAGAAATATTCCAACAGCAAGGGCTGGATCGACGTTTGTAAGACACCGGCGCAATAAATTCTCAAAGTGAAAGGGCGCAGTATGGATAGCCCAAAAGCATCGATAGGGGGGATATGGATGAAAAAAGCGTTGTTCTATCTACCCTTTATAACGCTTATATTTATGAATATCTTACTTATTGATGCCTTGGGAATTGAGTTGTTCTTCGGGTCACTCTGGCTTTTGGTGCCGTTTTGGGCAAGCGGCGTGCTTTTGAGCCGCAGAAAAGTCTGGGGCAGCCTATTCGGATGTTTACCCGCCGCTTATTTTATTTATCACGGTATGTACAATTGGAAGTCAGGCCAGCTGGAAATCCAAATCAGTATTGTGCTGATAGCCTATTATCTGGTTTGCGGTGCAGCGGTGTTTTGGCAGAATTTAAAAAAGCGTTAGGGTTTAGCGCTAGTTGAACTAATTATTTGCGAGCCTAAAACATACAGAATGCTATGAATTTCAGGAGGTGAAACCTGTGAATCAAAAGCTTCTTCTGCTACCGAAATTAACTTTAATTGCCGGAGTATTCTTGGCAGGCTTAGATTATATCTATCTGCGTGTCGTTGTTTTTATGAATAGGCCGCTAGGCTCATTGTCGCTGGCGCAGGTGGAACGGATGAATGCTGTCTACTCGGTGCTGATATGGATTATCAGCATAACGGCGATCGTTATTATTGGCATGAAGGCACAAAAGCAGCTTAGCCGCGCACAAATTATCAAATCTTCCATGTTGTTGTGTGGTTATTATGTGACTTTTTTAATCTTTCAGAATGTTTTGCAAACACAGGGCGTTTATAATTTGGGGCTTCATGCGCTTTTGGTTTTGCCGGTGAGCGTTTTTTCCTTTGCCAGTGAAATTATGCTTATGATTTTTAAAACTTTTTCTTGGCTATATGTTATTCCTGCTGTCATAATGCCGCTTGTGTTTATTCTATTTGCCAAACCTGACCACCCTGCGCCTTAATGGGAACAACACGGTGGCTATATGAGATGCTGAAACATGGTTCATAAAAAGGGCGGTGAAATATTTGGAATGTACATTGCGTGCATGGCGTATAGACGATGCGGAAGATTTAGCATTGGCTATAAACAACAAAAAGGTTCTTAATAATTTACGGGATGGCTTGCCTTTTCCGTACACAACAAAGGACGCTGAGGAATATATCAGCATGATGCTAAACGCAGATAAAGATAAGGTTTATGCGTTTGCCATCACGGTGGACGACAAAGTCATTGGGAGTATTGGCATTTTTCGTCAGCAAAACATACACGGTAAAACCGCTGAAATGGGCTATTTTATTGCGGAGCCCTACTGGGGGAAGGGGCTTGGAACCTCTGCTGTCCGGCAGGTATATGATCACATTTTTAGCAAAACCGATATTATTCGAATTTTTGCCGAACCCTTTGCAAATAACGTAGCCTCCTGCCGCATTCTTGAGAAATCGGGCTTTGTGTTGGAAGGGATATTACGAAAAAATGCCGTTAAAAACGGGCGGATCCTCGATATGAAAATGTACGCGTTAATAAAAGAGTGAAATATTTCGTTTAATTTTGGAGCATAGAAAAAAGGACGGCATCGTTGCAAAACGGTGCCGTCTTTTAAAACAAAATCTAAATTATTCTACTGTTACCGATTTTGCTAGATTGCGGGGCTTGTCGATGTCACAACCTCTTAAACGGGCGGTGTAATAAGCGATTAGCTGTAGCACAGTGACAGCGACAAACGGCATGAACATGTCATCCAGCGCATCAAGCAGCAAAAGCGTGTCGGCGACATCGTGTGAGACCGATTCACCTTTTTTAGCGACCAATGTCACCACAGCACCTCTGGCTTTAACCTCCTTGATGTTTGAGAGCATCTTGGGGATCAGCTTATCCTGCGTGCACAAGGCGATGACGGGGGTACCATTGGTAACAAGTGATATGGTACCGTGCTTAAGTTCACCGGCCGCACAAGCTTCACAATGAATATACGAAATCTCCTTGAGCTTTAACGAGCCCTCACAGGCAAGCGCCCAATCTAGCCCACGGCCGAGAAAGAACAGGTTTTCGCTGCTTTCAAAGCCTTCGGCCGCGCGCTCAATGGTAGTCTGGTACGAGAAAACGTTGCGAACCGCGTCGGGGATAGCGTTGAGTGACGCGGTGAGTGATGCGGTCTCTCCCGCCGTCAAAAGACCGTTTCCGGCTGCCATAGAAAATGCGATAAGGTAAAAAACAGCGAGCTGTACCGAATAAGCCTTGGTGCTTGCCACCGAAATTTCCGGACCGGCATAGGTGAGGATGACGTGATCTGCCTCGCGTGCGATGGAGGAACCGGCCACATTGACAATCGCCAACGTCGTAACACCCAACGATTTTGCCAGCCGCAGGGCGGCAAGACTATCGGCTGTTTCGCCCGACTGAGAGACAATGATTACGAGATCGTGTTTGCCGATGATGGGAGAACGATAACGGAATTCGCTGGCCAAATCGACCTGGACCGGCACGCGCGCCAGCTTTTCGATGAGGTCACGCCCAATGAGACCGGCGTGCATCGCAGTGCCACAGGCCACAATTTTAATTTGCGAAAAGCGAGAAAAGAAGTCCTCGGGAAGATGGTCGTGCGCAAAACAGGGCAGACCATTTTTAATTCTGGGGGCCAACGTATGGCGCAGCGCGTCGGGCTGCTCGTGAATTTCCTTGAGCATAAAATGCTCGTAGCCTTCCTTTTGGGCTTGGTCAACGCTCCAATTGACGGTTTGCACCACTTTTTGGCACTCGTTACCGTCCAAGTCGAAAACGCGGATGCTGTCAGGGTTTAGCATGGCGATTTCGCCTTCATCCAGCACAAAATAGCGATTGGTATAGCCGATGACCGCCGTGATGTCCGAAGCGAGGAAATTTTCGCCGTCTCCGGGTGCTGCAATCAGCGGGCCGTCTTTGCGCACTGCAAACAGCGTGTCGGGATGGTCAGAGAACATAATGACAAAGGCGTATGCGCCCTCAATTTTAAGAAGTGCTTCCCGAATGGCGTCTATCGGGTCGCCGTGGTAGCAGTAGTCAAGATAGCAGGCGGCTATCTCGGTGTCGGTCTGAGACAAAAAGGTATAGCCCTGATCCAGCAGCGCGGATTTTAGCTCGAGATAATTTTCGATAATGCCGTTATGTACCAACATAACGCGCTCGGTACCATGGGGATGGGCGTTTTCGTCTGTGGGGCCGCCGTGCGTTGCCCAGCGCGTGTGACCCATGCCGCAGGTACCACGCAAGGTTTGCTGTTCCAGCGCTGCCTTCAAATTATCCAGCCGGCCCTCTCGTTTAACGGTGACAAAAGCACTGTTTTCGTTCACAAGAATACCG from Oscillospiraceae bacterium MB24-C1 includes the following:
- a CDS encoding GNAT family protein, which codes for MECTLRAWRIDDAEDLALAINNKKVLNNLRDGLPFPYTTKDAEEYISMMLNADKDKVYAFAITVDDKVIGSIGIFRQQNIHGKTAEMGYFIAEPYWGKGLGTSAVRQVYDHIFSKTDIIRIFAEPFANNVASCRILEKSGFVLEGILRKNAVKNGRILDMKMYALIKE
- a CDS encoding DUF4364 family protein, which encodes MNQGVFTEGIDYGGLTTDYEIRILICWLLYKMKMPVASSQLSSALLGENLVNYFEVTCALGELLSSGHLTEVKSDGHQGYVSVTELGRKTAETFYKSIPRTVREKAIEALSQCVLQERFAKENRAEIVETNDGFKLELSLNDVGNDLMGVSLYAPTREVCETMKKNFISDPTVLYRAVLSVLMGTKDSAIEFIGHEPV
- a CDS encoding YbaK/EbsC family protein, translated to MSIAKVRDYFKKHGIEDRVLEFEVSSATVALAAQALNCEPDRIAKTLSFKIGEDCILIVTAGGAKIDNAKYKAQFHTKAKMLTPEEAVTLVGHAVGGVCPFGVNDGVTTYLDVSLKTYQTVFPACGSDNSAIELTIDELEKYSNSKGWIDVCKTPAQ
- the glmS gene encoding glutamine--fructose-6-phosphate transaminase (isomerizing); the encoded protein is MCGIIGYSGHRRASDVLLDGLSRLEYRGYDSAGILVNENSAFVTVKREGRLDNLKAALEQQTLRGTCGMGHTRWATHGGPTDENAHPHGTERVMLVHNGIIENYLELKSALLDQGYTFLSQTDTEIAACYLDYCYHGDPIDAIREALLKIEGAYAFVIMFSDHPDTLFAVRKDGPLIAAPGDGENFLASDITAVIGYTNRYFVLDEGEIAMLNPDSIRVFDLDGNECQKVVQTVNWSVDQAQKEGYEHFMLKEIHEQPDALRHTLAPRIKNGLPCFAHDHLPEDFFSRFSQIKIVACGTAMHAGLIGRDLIEKLARVPVQVDLASEFRYRSPIIGKHDLVIIVSQSGETADSLAALRLAKSLGVTTLAIVNVAGSSIAREADHVILTYAGPEISVASTKAYSVQLAVFYLIAFSMAAGNGLLTAGETASLTASLNAIPDAVRNVFSYQTTIERAAEGFESSENLFFLGRGLDWALACEGSLKLKEISYIHCEACAAGELKHGTISLVTNGTPVIALCTQDKLIPKMLSNIKEVKARGAVVTLVAKKGESVSHDVADTLLLLDALDDMFMPFVAVTVLQLIAYYTARLRGCDIDKPRNLAKSVTVE